GTTGAATTTCAATTCGATCTCAAGTGAACAATCTCGATTTCTGTTGTATATTTCAATCATTGTTAACTGCGTTTGATACATTACGTACCCGCGGGTAGAGGGATGGATGTCGTTACTTTAACGATTATTTCATTTAAAGGATTATTTTAACATTTTCAAGTTATATATTTGTGTGTTAGTCCACCCGCGAAATTacaattgtttattgttaacGTTATTATCTCTCACAGGTTTCCATCTCTTGTGTCGGTGATAATGTAATGCCAATTTCTTCTGCCGGCATGAGTCGCACGTTGGAAACAGATAAAGACAATGAGGTATCTCCAAGAAACAGTCTTAAACGTAATCGATTTGTAGTTCAACGTTTATTTAATTAAGATGTTTACTTAGATGGTGTTGAATAATATTAATTATTGTTGGTCCACCCGTGTAACACACAGGTACTTAGACTAGTTAGTgtaattaattaaaaccaatacTGTTTTTCATTACTTCTTTTTATTATTCTACCTAATTACACTATTTAACGTGATATAAatttcaaatataatatattgTATATCATTAATACACGTCACTAGTCACAACACTCTTCTACAATGTGAGCCGGAGTCCATCCGTCCCATCAATTTGCCCCCATCACGCGGATCCGCCACAGGCACGGATAGAGCTAGTCGATCTTATTCATAAGAAAaaaagtaaacaactaaacaaaataacaaaccaacaaCAGATAACTTTGAATTATCAGTTTCAACAAAGTAACCAAAAACTTACATACTACATCTTAATTGACAAACCAGCTCCTAGAAGCTGTGCTTATTGACACATCATTGAACAGAAGAAACACACCAACTTCTTAACCATAGTTCACCAACATATTATGCCTTACCAAACCGCTTCTTAAAGAAAGCAACTAAGTTTTCTTTTGGAGGTAAGCTATCCTTCACAGCTTGACAGTTAACATAGTTATCACTCCATTCGGTTAACTTCGGAAACTTGTGTTTGCTTAACACCTCTATTCCTAATGCTTCTTCAGCTGCACCAACCCAAAGGGCTAGGAAAGTTGCAGAAATATCAACCAGGTTGATGTTATCACCTCCAAAAAACTTGCTGCCTTTCACTTTCAGTTCATTTTCCAGAAATTGCAGTGCCTCATGAGCTTCTGCAACAGCTTGCTCCTCTCCATGGCTCGCAATAGCCTTGAATACTGCAGGAAGACACTGAAACATACCACATAACGTAATATCAATTATATTTAAATCATAAAAATCAAATGAAATGAAATTAGCAATGTTTTCAGAACCGACCGGACAACAAACCGGTTGTGTTGCCTGCTTGACCGGTCAGACAAACTTTAAAAatgggaaaattaccaaaattgtcaaagtttaccaaaaaaaaattcaaaaatatggaTGAAAATTAGCCTTCACCAAAGTAGTCACCTCTTCTTTCCTCCTATCAGCTGCCACATCAGCTTCGCCAACAGACAACTAAGATTTAGCCTACACTTCTTGGATAAAATAAAAACACCGACTAAGCCCGCGGTTTTGGTGAAATATAAAAACACCagctaaggggctgtttggctacCTCTGTAACAGTAATTGTTGAACCAGTAAGGGGTCTGATTGTGTAAGAGGTCTGACTGGGAAAGAGGCTCTGAACAAATAAGTGATGGGCCAGTAAGAGTACGTTGATGTGGTGGTAGGGGAGCTGGTAGTGGGTCGAGGAGGTGGTGCATGAGTGGCCGAGTGAAGGTAATGATCATAGGTGAAGGGAAAAATGAGTAAAATTTTCGTTCATCATCATTTTGAAACTTGATGGTTAAGAGGCTAGCTTCCTGAATCAGATACGTCGTTCTGATAAACCAAACACACTTAATACTGACTAATTCAGAGTAAACGCATTTTTTATGAAAAGCCTGCAATTTTGGTAAAAAGCGCGAGCTAAATCTAAAGCTTTTAGACATCTATTGAGGCTTATCCCACACTCTTAAGGACGCCTTAGAGTCAATATCTATTTCGAATAAAAAATTTTGGTCAACGTTAATAGTTTTGATAATTTTCTCTTTAATAATCGGATTACGACATTACGATCTCAATTCTACTAAACAGGAGCAGGACCAATCAAGTTACAAAACTGCTTAAGTACATCACCAATCAAGACTTGAACAATCATAATAACCAGTAGCATAAttaaaaacaacaacaaaatcATTATTCATTACCTTATCATCAATAACTTTGGCCCAAAATCGAGCCTGAGCCTTCTCGTAAGCATCCTGAGGCAAAATCGGAACTCCTTTCCACACTTCATCAATATACTCCACGATCACAAGAGACTCCGATATCGGATTCCCGTTGTGTACGAGCACCGGCACCTTCTTATAAACAGGATTGTATTTAAGTAAATCAGCACTCTTGTTGCTCAAATCTTCCGCAACAAATTCATACTTGATTTCCTTCAGATTCAGAGCAATAACCGCTCTGCAGACGAACGGACTTCCTGTAACTCCGTGCAACTTCACCTCATTCGCCATCTTTTTTATTAatagttaatattaataattgGTTTAACCAGTGATTTAGGTTTGAGTTGATAGATGGTGatttatgtgtgtgtatatatataggtggTGAGTTGTGGGGAGGTTGTAATGGGACAAGTAAATTCTAGAGTTTTCGCGCTGTGGGTAGTTGTACGATGAAGTTGGAATTGATAGGCTTGGAGAGTGAATAGGATTCCGTATGATTGCACGGGGTGATTCCACACCAATTTAGACTATAGGTGTAGGGTATGgtggggtttgggttggggcCTGAGTTGGGCATTGGTTGACACATTGAATGGGTGGCAGACGTGGGCTAAATCCACATTCaacacggtatggtggggcgggggtttggggtgtgggtttggtgggcttcgtGGGCTGACCCGCTAGGCTatttttaaaacaacaaatttaatttttctaatatttttaaataaagataattacaaaaaaaaaaaaaaaattcctaacttttatatttgttttttatctcttctctcaacgCTAAGACTAGTTCTAACTCGTCACCCTGTAGGTGATCAATCAGCTGGGATAAAATTTTCAAATCATCCcgtctttgtttcagggcatctctagcggcacctctagcttctttgctccttcgtatttcggccctttgttgttggaatacgttgaatgtatccaacttgcatgaaatgtcatccaactggtcgttgtatattcccctacgcgagccagaactcccagctgaaggcgaTGCCGTATCAGATCTAGATTTTTGAGCACGCCTTCTTGAGGCATTTCTTCCATGCTCAGACcggtttgggcttggcgaatcatccaaaaggtcctcaaactcttgatctcgtgcatcggATTGGGCTTGGGATgaggcccttgaccttttggaagacgagttagtttcgctaccaatggggataatcgcccactttggatggaatttacaaatctcccaacaatgcatgaaacggaagtaGGTCTTCATATTTGATTTGAATGTGACCACTGAATTTGTCAAaatgtcggcttcggtttcaccacttttagggttttactttactttatttaaaaaaccactaaattttgtaagttgggtgcttatctcgctccactttgaggataagctatcgttttcacgataagtctccctacccatttcttcatggaataGTCTACTAACCGATTCCCACAGGGCGGTTCGATGTtgcgaatttcctattttaataaaaaattaatatattacaaacttatataaaaaaataaccattccattaataaaaacaaaggttaagaataccaaaagttgaatgttgagattgttcacatcaagccctcgccaatgcaacttcttcattatagacccatttttgttgttttcgtttggcggtttcaactactttatcctcctcggttttttttcttatgacttctctttttgatgggtttcAAAGCGGAAGGACCATcattgggtggttgagtttcgggaacGGATTCGTTTTGTGAAAcgtcgatggaggttggtgaaaggtcgaTGGGCGATTGTGAAAACGGGCTAGGTATCGAATCGtcggtgtgtgggaagttagtaaataAACGATTCCCGGTATACGATGCATAACCCGCCATGTCGGGCATAAgagagtgtatgaaaaatggatGAGCTATTGGACgagtgggtggtgggctaggattattttcttggaatccATACGGGTTGCTCGGGTCATAAGGACGGTTGTAAGGAtgcattttttcgttttgtagaaggagaattgaagatgtatagaagatgtggttgaatgtggtaaaaaatggaagaaaaatgtgagttttatagtgaaaaaatggaagaaaaaattaattttttttaatatagtcGTTGGCCAACGGCTCTTTTCTTTTGGCCATACACAACCCGCCATGTCAGCTCCcttcccccgccccacgcccgacttgaaacccaagccccaagggccatgccccaacccaagcccacccggggtggtgccttgggcgttttcccccaacccaagccccatactcCATGGCCTTATGTTTAGACGGACAAATATCATTATCACTGGTTTATTTGTCGCGTTAAATTCATTGTTGGGAAAAACACAATCATTTAAATCAGAACATTTGAAATCGTTGGAAGTAGCACACCACCAACTTCTTGCACCACATATAATTTAAACAACCCATAAGGATTTTTTCCGCGAGGTTGAAAACAAAAAGTAAGATCATAATCGTCAATTATATCAATAGGATCAATAAAGGTTGACATTTTATAAGATAATCGTGTGATATTTCAAAAACCACACAACTCACTAACATTTTTAAAAAAGGTATTATACGAAATTGTTGTAGGAGTTTCAAAGCCACGGCTAAATAAATCTGCTTGGACTACATATTCAAGCTTCCCGTCAACGACTTCCCACTTACCATCAGTGTAAACCACAAATTTAAGAGTCATATCGCTTGAAGGTAAAAGTTGAAGATAAAGTTCAGTTGACAGTAAAAATTGGAGATAAATTTTTATGGGTAATGGGTCCCCATAACTGAAAAacgtgtaaataaataaattagtgGGTTTTAGGTTAAAGCATCGGGAGACTCATCACAAGCGTCTATTTGTACGGAAACCTTCTTTTCATTCCTAAAGCGTCGCATTTGTACGGAACCTTGCCTTTTCAGAAGTGAGTGTGTCAACGACGCATGGGAAGCGTCGCAAAAGGCTTTCGAAGACTGACACACGGGATGCGTCAGGGACGTATGGGAAGCGTCGCAAAAGGACTTCTGAGACTGACACACGGGATGCGTCAGCGACGCATGGGAAGTGTCGGAAAAGGCTTCAATGCTGACACATGGATTGAGTCAGCGACGCATCGAAGGCGTCTGGAAGACGCATCAGAACTAGGGATCGGAGAGGTCTGAGCCAGGCGCTTGGGATGAAGCCTGACGCAAGCTGCTATGAATGCGTCCTGGAGACGCCTCCAAAGCGTCATCCTTCTAAATACCAATGCTTGAGCCACATGTCAATCAGAAACTGAAAGATGCAACAATGAGCTCTGCAGACGCAAAACGTACCTCGGGATCTGTGATGCGCTGTTCCAAGAGCACAAGAGGTGGCCATTTTCGCAAGTGGGTTTGGTCTTTGGCCATTCTCGTAATTTTCCCTTAATTATTTCTTTTCACTGTCTGGTTTGGTAGTCTTCACAAACAACAGTTGTCTTCTTTCTCTATCTAGGGTTACACCTCCGATCATACAACCAAGACAACCACCACCATAGAGTGCTGGGATCCAGATAGCTCACCCATATCCATCTGCTAACATTTACCTTCTTCTTAAAATGAAATGTTTGTGCCATCTTTATTATTTTCCTTCACACCTAGCTCCTTATCTCTCCGGCTTTTGACACATCCTGTGAAATCTTTTCTGGGTTTTGATTTCATGAAGAAGAGAAATCATGGATTCAAGGTTTTTCAATCTCCAATCTCAAGGATTTAGTCTCGCTATGGTCAACATTTTTAACGGCGACTCGCTCTGGCTAAATCTGATCGTGTGTTCGTGGGTTTAGAGAACAGACCGATAACCACTGCCATGAAGGGCAACCATTGCCATGGCTCCGGCAGCAGCGGTGTGATGTTTCATACAAGGTAAAGTGGCGGCGGCTAGGGTTTCTTAATGGTGGTTCAGATCCGGTTCTCGCTGAGACCTGACATGTTTTCTTTTCATTAATGTTATGTTGTGCTTAGCCCTTCTTTTCGTCTGAGCATGTTGTTTTTCCTTATTTTCCTTCATGTCAACAATCACCAATGAACACATCATTTATCCAAATACTGAAACTTTGTatgctttatttttaaagatcAGATTTCATGATACGCTATAAGTGTTGAAGATCGGATTTCATATTATAATTACCTGAAATTAGATAACCACAAATTAAATCTTTACTTTGATTATTAGGCTTTTGTAACATGGATCATAAACGTTATAATAGAAGATCTATATAATCTTTgctttttttaaagaaaacttcattaaaaccAACCAACCCATAAAACAGGGTGGCCAACAACACCAAACAGACACTTACATAATTACAAAGTTACACCAATCGGTCCATGACATGGACCTTTTTTTAGTTCAATTACAAAACCACAAAAACCCAATAGATATCATCTCACTGATTATGTCTTCAGCCCTAACTTGCTTGTTTTCGAACTTCAACTTGTTTCTAGCACACCAAATGCACCAACACCCAACATTCACAATGCCTTCGAACGCTTCCTTAGCTCCCCTTGAAGATTAACATGCTTGTGAAGCTCCAAAAGCTCTCTAAATGACTAGGTAAAGAAAGGCGTAACCTTGCACCACACCCTGACAAATTGCCACACTCGGGTAGCCATATTACAAGACGAAAAAAGTTGACAGACAATTTTTTCTCCCGGATTACAAAAAGGGCACAAGACGTCTTCGATGGCAATATTCTGACTTTTTAATGCCACAGTCGTATGGATACGACCCATCTCATCCCTCCAATTCATCACGTAGTTGTTGCTATGGTCCACTCCTCTCGCAATGAGACGTTTCATCGCCCCAACTGAGATTTCTTTATCCTCTTGCCCTATCCAAGTCCACCTGTCCCTATGCTGAGAAACAGTAACCAAATCCAAATTTCTCAATAGCCAGTTGAATTCAGTGACCTCTAAGAACGAGCACAAACCTCTGGACTATCTCCACGAAAAGGAAACTTCACCGTTAACCATCTTGATACGTTCTGCCATAGTATATCTTTTCTCCGCCTCTAGTTTAAAAATGTTAGGGTAAATCTCTTTCAATGGCTCATTATATAACCACGGGTCAAGCCAAAAGGAAATATCAAGACTGTTCCCTAGCTTGCCTTTAAAAAAATTTCGTAACGAAGTCTCTTCAATGATGTTTTTAGCAAAAGTTTTAGCAATGTTGTTCCATACCCCATTCACACTCGTTCTCTTTGAAAGAAAGTCCCAATTTAGTTCTACTTATATGAATCGCCTCAACCACCTTAACCCACAATTGATCTTTCTCCGTCTTGAACCGCCACCCCCATTTCGAAAGGAGAGCAACATTAATATTCTTTAATATACTCAATCTGATCCCCCCCTCGTCTTCTTTAGCAATAACGACCCTCTCCCACGCCACCCAATGCATTTTACTATTATCTCTCATCCCTCTCCACAAAAATCTTCTAATGAGCTTCTCCAAATCAATTTCATTTTTGAGGGGGCCTTATACAAAGAGAAATAATAGTTTGGGAAACTTTTAAGAACGGACTTAATAAGCATTATCCTCCCACTGATTGAGAGGGTGTTTGCCTTCCACGACGAAAGTCTAGCTTCAAAGATACCATATACCGGTTTCCAATTATTTATCCGATTCATATTAGCTCCTACCATCAACCCGAGATACTTGAAAGGAGGGACCCCTGACTTGCAACCCACCATACAATCTTTTTCGTTCACTTCCGCTAACTCCACTCCAATTCCATAAAGATTAGATTTAGCCATGTTGATTTTCAACCCCAAGCATATATAGAAAACTTGGAGAATCCTCACGACATTTGCTATGTCGTGAGgattttgctttgattattaggaCATTATGATACAACAAGATCAGCTTTGAATATATCTAAATCTAGAAGTGGGGATTGAGTAAGGTACAGAGGGAATCTTGATTTGAATTTCTAAccttaaatatatttaaaatgatgaaaataaaaaaacctaaaattgaCATAAACCTGTATCCTAATCAGGGAAACAACTATTTGATTATTTGGCAAGTTTTGATTATTATAATAGTCGATACTTAAAAAtaactagggctgcaaacgaaccgaacgaacacgaacaagaccttgttcatgttcgtttgttaaaaaCTATATGTGTTCGCAAagcgttcacgaacacttatcgaacgagattttatgtttgtgtttgtttgttaaggaaatgaacttattcgtgttcatttgtgtttgtttgttaattttaggcaacgaacaaaaacgaacgttgccgaacacaaatgagcacaaactggTATCTTGCAGTCTAAGCAGAACATGAAAAATAGGCAACGAACAAAGACTCAACATCAAAGATAATCACGCTCTCTGAGATCATCTACGGGCAGCAATAGTCCACAAAAGGCTCGTGATATGAAAAATGCTTTTGTTAAGCCAGTTAGTAATGGCAAATGTGAGAAATATGCATTTGACTGTTCTAACAAAGCTTTCGGAAAGACTGGTGAGATTTCTGAACAAGACTTGCATTCTAAGCAGAACATGAAAAATCAGAAGAAATCTCCATAACAAAAGGCCCCTGCAAACGACAAGTGTAAACATCCAAATTCATCATCATTTGCAAGAAATGTGCAACAAAAACAAGCACAGAAAGGACCGGTTCGTCCTTCAGGGCGTGCAAGAGCAAATCCAGCTGATCAGAATACTTTCTACGTgaagagacaaacatgcttcaattgcggcattgctggtcacattgctcgAAACTGCAAAAATCGTCCCTATGAACCATATTATGCTCAAAGTCAGAAGGTTACACCTAAGGATAACTATCATTTCAAGCCGATGAAGGTAtcatcacctaaggcaatgaagattgtgaatcccaaggttaaaccgtctgatggggattggaacgctgctAAAAACAAACGCAAGGCTATTCAGGAACAAAAACGTGTTTCTAAAACTAACAAACCTGAATCAGCTAAAGTTGATCAACTGAAGGCAACAAACGTGTTTGTTAAGccgaaacaaatttggaaacccaaATGCAAAACGGCAACATCTCCAATCCTTGAGACAAAAGGGGACATGTGCTTGAAGGAAGTGTCTTactttgatgcttcaggaaatcccaggaccacgatggcctgggcaccaatgtcttactaatctccttatttttcaggaacaactaaggaggagctgttgacaatctctggtatgttgatagcggttgttctaGAGATAAACGGGTAAAATTTCACTattgcaaaaagttcaaatttttttacagatgatatgtttcctttggaggagataaaaGAACTAAGATAAGATCAACGCAAAAGGTAcattttaaattcagtactttaaTTTGGAtattgattagtcttcaatctgatgatagAACGGTTTAGCAAAAATAATTTTTTCTCTCTTTCTTAGTTCATTATCTTTGTACATAAAGTGTCCTTTCTATGATAAATGGTAAATTTACGCATAAGTTTCATGTACAAATTTAGAGGGGGGGAGACATATATatagtttagggggagaaaactcagaaaatccaaaaagagtttGATGTATATATGCattgttttagggggagaaaaatgaaaaagccaaaaagaaaaattgcatgatatgggaagtgaaataaatgttcgtgttaaagggtttgactgaCACATGTAaagtgccatagctgaaaagactaggatctactgcgatatgttgataggcttgacgctcaaaatgataaaagatactaagtgatataaagaTAAAGAACTATGTgtcatgtgggtaacataccaacggcgtatgatttcATGGTCTTAATTATTGTGTTGATTGTTAGCCAACGTCTGAGGTTTcaggtctttatattgttgaatcatccagGGATATATCTTGGCTCTCCTTCTGTTGCATctagattatatgcagacctagacacagtcaggatatcttaaaagatccCAAGAGGACAAAAACCCTAAAGAATCAAATCTTAAAATGAGAAAATTCCCAATGCTCAAAGAGCCAAAAATCGTACCAAAATGGTATTTGCCCCACCCTCGTTGGACACAATCATTGGTcgctctgctgtacgaaagtactgacctgtcacCAATGGTCTAACGTTGTAAATCAAAAAGGATGATAttagtatactcacctgttatgAAGAATCGTTGTGCTTATCTTGATCgcggggtatgccttggaatgggacacacgggtataatagtataatattaccttaagcatatcacgaagttgaaaaattgaaagctGAGTggtaaagtttaagtggacaaacttATTgtcaatcgcatagaccagtttgattaggcacgtgctgaaaagtgttccttagtctgcctgaaaacgaattttgatcccattgcaattgtaattgtatattatgatagttgtttatattttgagtttttatttgtcTTTAGtacttaaaaattaaaaaaaatcaaaagtcaAAAATACAAAATCGTGTCTTGCTTTTCTATAAaaccaaaaattcaaaaatagagtgtttatttttttcttaaaattaaaaatataaccgttcttgaagatttgactgatcataaaaaggttgaaagaatttaaattgtgaaatctaagtacaagtacttggatgtacctagtgttcatatggtactctccctgttgcataagaaatgtttgcttataaATTTTtaagcatgtgcagaacttgatttaaATCAAGAAACAGGGGTTGTTGAAGATTAAGATGTcgttagttgctgaagaagcatgaagcatcacaacaacaagatgtacctaaGTCGGAAGAACCAGATACGAATTGTCGTCTGACAGTGATAGTGCATCTGAAGAAGTACatgtgaacctgcttgaaagagaaagactgaagaagaaaagaggtGTTGAGAAACCTCCTCTAACATTCTTTttaacaagattttcaagcaaaacTAATCGTGATCCTAGTATGAAACTAACCATaagagctgaagaaagagacctAGTGCtaagagttcagaagtcaagaacttccacaacatctgcagcatagcgACAATCATAGACtacgttgaagacgttgctgaattcatgctatgaagacaatttgatggcatcagtctagggggagattgttaggccctaaagtgtgagtcTGACGCATTAAATTAACACAACgggttatggttacgaactgggtcttaccgggttagtttatattaggttttggacctttataggtcacttgggccaagctttaggccatgtgggccaagcaggccccaggggagcccatgtaggaaAGTGGGCTTTAGTAGGTaatataaacaagttttcaacttgttttagggtttgagcCTCATTGTTACAGAATCGCTATAGAGCTAGAGAGAGAGGCGTTTTGATTGTAAAGAAcacttgtactagacggttttgcttattcaagtaatagaatcgtgtgcaagtgtttaaAGTGATTCGGTATTGTTCTTCGTATTTATTGTTTTTCGGTTTTTCTTGaatctcaccaagtttggattccgcacaaacttggtgattgtttgatatcattgaaagatccatTTTCGGGACTTATACTATGatttttgttatatttttaaGTACTTTTCAGTCTTttatcaaattttaaatttataaaacatgatataacattatcactctctacaacacgctagggcaagtgcacccatcgttggcgtagtatagtgatggtaagataccgagatcCTCCAAGGACACAAAAGCTTTTAATAACGGATTATCGTCAGCGCCTAATCGACCCAAGTTTTGAGAAAAGGTTTTTAACAAGtaaaaataaagaaagaaactaaagaaataaaagaaacaaataaacaagaaagaatcacttggttccaactcaTATTTTATGCATCGTTTGATGATTTCCGTGGTTTaggttttttaagagattatcttagttatagttgcatgtccctcttttggaggtgacgctATCCTCAGCCATattagtctgagtcagcagggatacagtcccgcaagggcagaatattggaagataattaagtaagttattagtgcaaaatgtggcatgtctCTCTTTTGGAGGCAGCGCTACCCTcgaccatattggtctgagtctgcagggatacagtcccgcaaggccagTTTGAAGTTTTAGTAGTggtttatttataagggattcaagtcaTTCTTACTTCCTCCGATTTGATGCTATATGCCTcaaaggaagtcctaataagcttgaatcaagtcctcgcaggatctatacactgaacgaggcaagaattttacccaaaccacccttctaacccccttccaggcagttaacacgctttatatagaccgtaaagacacgaatgagtgaatcaacgaaacatgaagagatgatagaataaaattcactttcaatataaaaacgTATTTATTAAAGTCAcaaatacatacccaattaaaaagtaaccaaaggttggaaatcaaaagtaacacataaaagattttgtcttcaccaagtgatgtaagagattagccaagcatggccataGTTTGATGAAagctcttactatcaatcttggatcccgagactactacccACTTTAACTCCAACGGTTGTGGTGgaagatgatggtgttgtggtggtggaagTGAGAGAAATGGTTTGCCAAGGAATGAGTTGCaattgaaccaagcacctctattatAGCTGAAAACTGAAGGtttacacggccccgtgcctgataggcacgaccccgtgccctTCTCCTTATTTGTCTTCATTAAATGAGCTTGTCAGTCCAGATGCTCACACGGTCCCGTGTGTCAACAGCACGGCCCCGAGGCCATTGTACTTACTGTATGATCCAAGATTTGCAAATCTGAGAGTTGACCATGGCCCGTGTCCATgagacacagccccgtgtccctTGTCTGCTTTTGTTTGTCTTCTTCTTCATGGAATCTTGGGCGGGGCACGACCCCATGCCCGGCAGGCACAAC
The Helianthus annuus cultivar XRQ/B chromosome 6, HanXRQr2.0-SUNRISE, whole genome shotgun sequence genome window above contains:
- the LOC110865395 gene encoding probable glutathione S-transferase — translated: MANEVKLHGVTGSPFVCRAVIALNLKEIKYEFVAEDLSNKSADLLKYNPVYKKVPVLVHNGNPISESLVIVEYIDEVWKGVPILPQDAYEKAQARFWAKVIDDKCLPAVFKAIASHGEEQAVAEAHEALQFLENELKVKGSKFFGGDNINLVDISATFLALWVGAAEEALGIEVLSKHKFPKLTEWSDNYVNCQAVKDSLPPKENLVAFFKKRFGKA